One Streptomyces sp. V4I8 genomic window carries:
- a CDS encoding salicylate synthase: MLRYRSAETELPGDPVQLAAGLAESGLFDQYVIYEQNGDFWFAGGTLGEILVGRSEIRRRWLDEATATPLGPHPLRQVHEELHRMAVEGWNAYGWMAFEFSHLHAGRPDRAGDDDLLHLLVPHSEVRIGQKGVLIRSADQETLDALTGLLQPTGAHRTGDHRTAVPRPVDVSDGEGRYPDMVAQAIEEIRTTELQKVILSRTVDVPFPVDFVATYVHGRSHNTPARSFLVNLGGRRVAGFSPETVAEVTADGEVVTQPLAGTRARGFGEQEDERLRAELLADPKEISEHVLSVKLAEEEMATVCRPGTVSVRDLMTVRRRGSVQHLGSSVHGLLVETATAWDALRAVFPAVTASGIPKGPAYDSIARLEKEPRGIYSGAVLRAGSDGALDAALVLRSIFEEAGRTWLRAGAGILAGSTPARELEETCEKLRSVAPYVVPAQGQGRA, translated from the coding sequence TTGCTGCGTTATCGGAGCGCGGAGACGGAACTGCCGGGAGACCCCGTCCAGTTGGCGGCAGGGCTGGCGGAGTCGGGCTTGTTCGACCAGTACGTGATCTACGAACAGAACGGCGACTTCTGGTTCGCCGGTGGGACGCTCGGCGAGATCCTGGTCGGGCGCTCCGAGATCCGCCGCCGATGGCTCGACGAGGCAACCGCGACCCCGCTCGGGCCACACCCGCTGCGCCAGGTCCACGAGGAACTGCACCGGATGGCCGTCGAGGGCTGGAACGCCTACGGCTGGATGGCGTTCGAGTTCTCCCACCTCCACGCAGGCCGCCCCGACCGGGCCGGCGACGACGATCTGCTCCATCTGCTGGTTCCGCACAGCGAAGTGAGGATCGGTCAGAAAGGCGTCCTCATCCGCAGCGCGGACCAGGAGACGCTGGACGCGCTGACCGGGTTACTCCAGCCCACCGGCGCGCACCGCACCGGCGATCACCGCACCGCCGTACCCCGACCCGTCGACGTCTCGGACGGCGAAGGCCGCTACCCGGACATGGTGGCCCAGGCCATCGAGGAGATACGGACGACCGAGCTGCAGAAGGTCATCCTCTCCCGGACCGTGGACGTGCCCTTCCCGGTCGACTTCGTCGCCACCTACGTCCACGGCCGCTCGCACAACACCCCGGCCCGATCCTTCCTGGTGAACCTCGGCGGGCGCCGGGTCGCCGGATTCAGCCCCGAGACCGTCGCCGAGGTCACCGCGGACGGCGAGGTCGTCACCCAGCCGCTCGCCGGAACCCGCGCACGCGGCTTCGGCGAGCAGGAGGACGAGCGCCTGCGCGCCGAACTCCTCGCCGATCCCAAGGAGATCAGCGAACACGTGCTGTCGGTCAAACTGGCCGAGGAGGAGATGGCCACCGTCTGCCGGCCGGGCACGGTCTCCGTGCGCGACCTGATGACCGTCCGCCGGCGCGGCAGCGTGCAGCACCTCGGCTCCAGCGTGCACGGTCTGCTGGTTGAGACCGCCACCGCCTGGGACGCCCTGCGTGCGGTGTTCCCCGCCGTGACCGCCTCCGGCATCCCCAAGGGCCCCGCGTACGACTCCATCGCGCGGCTGGAGAAGGAACCGCGCGGCATCTACAGCGGGGCGGTGCTGAGGGCCGGCAGCGACGGCGCGCTGGACGCGGCGCTCGTCCTGCGCAGCATCTTCGAGGAGGCCGGCCGCACCTGGCTGCGGGCGGGCGCCGGCATCCTCGCCGGCTCGACCCCGGCTCGCGAACTGGAGGAGACCTGCGAAAAACTCCGCAGTGTCGCCCCCTACGTCGTCCCCGCCCAGGGTCAGGGGCGCGCGTGA
- the entS gene encoding enterobactin transporter EntS translates to MKLGEVVVDVAPLRSSRDFRLVFATQAISMVGTHLTSVAASLQIYHLTGSSVQVGLMSLVLGLSLLVGLVTGGLLADRVDRRKVMLSTRAVTAVVIAGLAVNAALPGPQVWFVFVAAVLAGFTAGLGGPALMAATPALVTPGQLAAAGALTTLTAQLGGMAGPSLAGVIAAGPGVAWCFAIDAAIYVVGLALLAPLPKLAPEGPAEAQHPLKAMGEGLRFLRGNQVVAGLLLIDVCAVVFAMPYALFPELGTEHFGGGPSTVGLLYTAPAVGSFFGALTSGWTGRVHHTGRALIGAVAVWGVAITCFGLSPDLWLALAFLALAGFGDTASEILRRALLQHYTPDRLQGRVGSLWLAQATAGPSVGNVEAGLVARALGSSSGAVVLGGVVCLAGVGVLALAMPGLRKATLSRPPDADADADADGDGGGDGRATPAEASPAAD, encoded by the coding sequence GTGAAGCTGGGGGAAGTGGTCGTCGACGTAGCGCCGTTGCGCTCCAGCAGGGACTTCAGACTGGTCTTCGCCACCCAGGCGATCTCCATGGTGGGCACCCACCTCACCTCGGTGGCGGCCAGCCTGCAGATCTACCACCTCACCGGCTCGTCGGTCCAAGTGGGCCTGATGAGCCTGGTGCTGGGCCTGTCGCTGCTGGTCGGCCTGGTCACGGGCGGTCTGCTCGCCGACCGGGTCGACCGGCGCAAGGTCATGCTCAGCACCCGGGCCGTGACCGCGGTGGTGATCGCGGGGCTCGCGGTGAACGCGGCGCTGCCCGGTCCGCAGGTGTGGTTCGTCTTCGTGGCGGCCGTACTCGCGGGCTTCACCGCCGGGTTGGGCGGTCCCGCCCTGATGGCCGCGACCCCGGCCCTGGTGACGCCCGGACAGCTGGCCGCGGCGGGTGCGCTGACGACCCTGACCGCCCAACTGGGCGGCATGGCCGGGCCGTCCCTCGCGGGTGTGATCGCGGCCGGCCCCGGTGTCGCCTGGTGCTTCGCGATCGACGCGGCCATCTACGTGGTGGGACTCGCCCTGCTCGCCCCGCTGCCGAAGCTCGCCCCCGAGGGGCCGGCCGAGGCGCAGCATCCGCTGAAGGCGATGGGGGAGGGGCTGCGCTTCCTGCGCGGCAACCAGGTCGTGGCCGGACTGCTGCTGATCGACGTGTGCGCGGTGGTCTTCGCGATGCCGTACGCGCTCTTCCCCGAACTCGGCACCGAGCACTTCGGCGGCGGCCCGTCCACCGTCGGACTGCTCTACACCGCCCCCGCGGTGGGGTCCTTCTTCGGCGCGCTGACCAGCGGCTGGACCGGCCGGGTGCACCACACCGGACGGGCGCTGATCGGGGCCGTCGCGGTGTGGGGCGTGGCGATCACCTGCTTCGGGCTCAGCCCCGACCTGTGGCTCGCCCTCGCCTTCCTGGCCCTGGCCGGCTTCGGTGACACCGCCTCGGAGATCCTGCGCCGGGCCCTGCTCCAGCACTACACGCCGGACCGGCTCCAGGGCCGCGTCGGCAGCCTGTGGCTCGCCCAGGCCACCGCCGGCCCCTCCGTCGGCAACGTCGAGGCGGGCCTGGTCGCCAGGGCGCTCGGCTCGTCGAGCGGTGCCGTGGTGCTCGGGGGAGTGGTCTGTCTGGCGGGGGTCGGGGTGCTGGCCCTGGCCATGCCGGGGCTGCGGAAGGCCACGCTCAGCCGGCCTCCGGACGCCGATGCCGACGCCGACGCCGACGGGGACGGAGGCGGCGACGGCCGGGCGACGCCCGCCGAGGCCTCTCCGGCAGCCGACTGA